Proteins found in one Arachis stenosperma cultivar V10309 chromosome 8, arast.V10309.gnm1.PFL2, whole genome shotgun sequence genomic segment:
- the LOC130944385 gene encoding probable E3 ubiquitin-protein ligase RHG1A yields MDDYSGKRAIDGVVVPKKGMGHLFRDSANTRDRNGQVCSRLGCSSKVNSPKGSQIGSSEKGKSLRTSFRTTSSGKEAIGSSSRTFTGNNNSGKSLIKPRKTLSSQLEADSSETSSVHDDTEVSNLAPPPENFRRVLQAEVENVGSSSVVQMEVGSSSVASSNTGSRRNFHPKPVLRGQETKSSGAATRAGTSRYGLRNLRCNSISDVVPAGFQPPDSANNRRKDTVKKRNCEGESSSTARGKKINGSSLEGRNSGPRNGISISDSRRPRNMPSNNRDRPDSNVMSVRTRRPTNGNARGRLSNQSNANPVASNEPVVMMPTLPHSGDHNAPGVLHLPSPDAPLRCPVSYNRPGSSSDELYGIMPMSPTAYGITHSLINRDNFRRRYNMDGIAEVLLALERIEQDVELTHEQILLLESNLLLTGLNFYDQHRDMRLDIDNMSYEELLALEERMGSVSTALTEEALSECLKRSFFKSLPSDDVTETLNGNKNKDDTKCSICQEEYVVGDEVGNLQCQHMYHVVCIQQWLRLKNWCPICKASVAKSSTPPSPPPSSSSSPSSY; encoded by the exons atggaTGACTATTCTGGAAAAAGAGCAATTGATGGGGTGGTAGTCCCTAAAAAGGGGATGGGCCATTTGTTTAGAGATTCTGCTAATACTAGAGATAGAAATGGTCAAGTGTGCAGCCGTCTTGGTTGCAGTAGTAAAGTCAACTCTCCTAAAGGTTCTCAAATTGGTTCTTCTGAAAAGGGTAAATCTTTGAGAACTTCTTTTCGAACTACATCCAGTGGTAAGGAAGCAATTGGAAGTTCTTCTAGAACTTTCACAGGGAATAATAACTCAGGAAAATCCCTTATAAAACCTCGGAAGACATTATCCTCTCAATTAGAGGCTGATTCTTCAGAAACTAGTAGTGTACATGATGATACAGAAGTTTCAAATCTCGCCCCTCCACCTGAAAACTTTCGGAGAGTGCTTCAAGCAGAAGTGGAAAATGTAGGATCTAGTAGTGTTGTGCAGATGGAAGTAGGGAGCTCTAGCGTAGCATCATCTAATACAGGATCACGGAGGAATTTCCATCCAAAGCCTGTTTTGCGTGGTCAAGAAACTAAAAGCAGCGGCGCAGCAACACGAGCCGGGACCAGTAGGTACGGATTAAGAAACCTCAGATGCAACTCCATATCTGATGTCGTCCCTGCTGGCTTTCAACCACCAGACTCAGCCAATAATAGAAGAAAGGATACAGTAAAAAAGAGAAACTGTGAAGGGGAAAGTAGTTCAACAGCTAGAGGGAAGAAGATCAATGGTTCTTCATTAGAAGGACGGAATTCTGGTCCTAGAAATGGTATATCTATCTCTGATTCAAGAAGACCCAGAAATATGCCATCTAATAATAGGGACAGGCCAGACAGCAATGTAATGTCAGTCAGAACACGGAGGCCGACTAATGGTAATGCGAGGGGAAGACTTTCTAACCAAAGTAATGCTAATCCCGTGGCATCGAATGAGCCTGTTGTCATGATGCCTACTTTGCCTCATTCGGGTGATCATAATGCTCCTGGTGTATTGCATCTCCCTTCTCCGGATGCTCCTTTAAGATGTCCTGTCTCTTACAATAGACCTGGTAGTAGCAGTGATGAACTGTATGGTATTATGCCTATGTCTCCCACAGCATATGGCATCACTCATTCTCTTATAAATCGGGACAACTTTCGACGACGCTATAACATGGATGGTATTGCAGAG GTATTGTTGGCACTTGAGAGAATTGAGCAAGATGTTGAGCTAACACACGAG CAAATTCTTTTACTTGAGTCGAACTTGCTCCTCACTGGACTAAACTTCTATGATCAACATAGAGACATGCGGTTGGACATTGATAACATGTCATATGAG GAACTATTAGCTTTGGAAGAGAGGATGGGTTCTGTGAGCACAGCTCTAACAGAGGAAGCATTATCAGAGTGCCTAAAGAGAAGTTTCTTCAAATCCTTACCTTCAGATGATGTAACTGAGACTCTCAATGGGAATAAGAATAAGGACGATACCAAATGTAGCATCTGTCAG GAGGAATATGTGGTTGGAGATGAGGTGGGGAATTTGCAATGTCAACATATGTACCATGTGGTTTGCATCCAACAATGGCTGAGGCTCAAGAACTGGTGCCCTATTTGCAAAGCATCAGTGGCAAAGTCATCAACTCCGCCGTCACCGccgccatcatcatcatcatcaccttCATCCTATTGA